A window of the Brassica oleracea var. oleracea cultivar TO1000 chromosome C1, BOL, whole genome shotgun sequence genome harbors these coding sequences:
- the LOC106334478 gene encoding uncharacterized protein LOC106334478: MAAYANRQAKHCDQCQRHTPVSKLPPENLTSIRSLWPFRKWSMDIVGKLPIAPGQKSNGQAESTNKTVVNMLKKRLEGSHGKWAEELHGVLWAYRTTPKTATQENPYSLVYGSEAIIPTEMHVRTTVSGSTSQEENNELRTLSLDLLDETREAARLRN, from the exons ATGGCCGCATACGCCAATAGGCAAGCCAAACACTGCGACCAGTGTCAAAGGCACACTCCAGTTTCTAAACTCCCTCCTGAAAACCTCACGTCCATAAGGTCACTGTGGCCCTTCAGAAAGTGGAGCATGGACATAGTGGGGAAATTACCTATTGCGCCGGGGCAGAAG TCTAACGGACAAGCCGAATCCACGAACAAGACCGTGGTCAACATGCTTAAGAAGCGACTGGAGGGTTCCCACGGGAAGTGGGCGGAAGAACTGCATGGAGTCCTCTGGGCCTACCGGACCACTCCCAAGACCGCGACACAGGAAAACCCTTACTCGCTAGTCTATGGCTCTGAGGCCATAATACCCACAGAGATGCACGTGAGAACAACGGTCTCAGGGTCTACCTCTCAAGAAGAGAATAATGAACTGAGGACGCTGAGCCTCGACCTACTCGACGAAACGAGAGAGGCCGCTCGGCTAAGAAACTGA